The Castanea sativa cultivar Marrone di Chiusa Pesio chromosome 11, ASM4071231v1 genome contains a region encoding:
- the LOC142615170 gene encoding uncharacterized protein LOC142615170, producing the protein MRCKRHLSDLSSTVGVCASCLRDRLFALIAAQAQAQARAQSEAQTQAQSRDDPRKSDPNIKPPPLVFPRSVSPYVSRRKSDEATWQQRHQNCHQDRRFYCTPQVGPATSSTTSTTVTTGFSSAGSNWKKNGRFSLLSNLFRSRSEKLESDPRVSTREPSAATTTATTSATTAASTSSSSPSWFAAIFAGRTKKKSRLFVYDECTVERRPRPRADRGMSPARTGDSDEDCEHSPPVSGYSTETWRSPAFQVRRTRHGHSRNVSGIAFCLSPLVRASPSRHWSQKGMPPDIAISGEVRAPGKFCKNRSRKLVDFGRVNHNR; encoded by the coding sequence aTGAGGTGTAAGAGGCATCTATCTGACCTGAGTAGCACAGTCGGCGTGTGCGCCTCCTGTCTCCGTGACCGTCTCTTCGCTCTCATCGCCGCTCAGGCCCAAGCCCAGGCCCGAGCCCAGTCGGAAGCCCAAACCCAAGCTCAGTCCCGCGATGACCCGAGAAAATCTGACCCGAATATAAAACCGCCTCCGTTGGTGTTCCCTCGCTCCGTCTCTCCTTACGTCTCTCGCCGCAAATCGGACGAAGCCACGTGGCAGCAACGGCACCAGAATTGTCATCAGGATCGTCGGTTCTATTGTACTCCTCAGGTCGGGCCTGCCACGTCATCAACCACCAGCACCACCGTCACTACCGGCTTCTCATCCGCCGGGTCGAATTGGAAGAAGAACGGTAGGTTCTCGTTGCTTTCGAATCTGTTCAGGTCCAGATCCGAGAAATTGGAATCGGATCCTAGGGTTTCGACCCGCGAGCCCTCGGCTGCTACTACTACTGCTACTACTTCTGCGACTACTGCTGCTTCTACGAGTTCGTCTTCGCCGTCTTGGTTCGCCGCGATCTTCGCCGGCCGCACGAAGAAGAAATCGCGGCTTTTCGTTTACGACGAGTGCACCGTGGAGAGAAGGCCACGTCCGCGAGCTGATCGGGGAATGTCGCCGGCGAGAACGGGCGATTCCGACGAGGACTGCGAGCATTCGCCGCCGGTGAGCGGTTACTCCACGGAGACGTGGAGGTCGCCGGCGTTTCAGGTGCGTCGGACACGGCACGGACACAGCCGCAACGTGTCCGGGATTGCATTTTGCCTGAGCCCGCTCGTGAGGGCTAGCCCGAGCCGGCACTGGAGCCAGAAAGGTATGCCGCCGGACATCGCCATCTCCGGCGAGGTCAGAGCTCCGGGGAAGTTTTGCAAGAACCGGTCGCGTAAGCTTGTGGATTTCGGAAGAGTCAATCACAACCGTTGA